The following nucleotide sequence is from Anopheles stephensi strain Indian chromosome 3, UCI_ANSTEP_V1.0, whole genome shotgun sequence.
GGCTAAAGGATCGCGTCCTCGACTACGTGCCGAAGAGTCCGGAAGATGTACCGTCCTGGCAGTACGATGGAAGCTCCACCTATCAGGCGCTCGGTGGCAATTCGGACATGAAACTGGTGCCCCGTGCCCTGTACAAGGATCCGTTCAAGGCCGGTGTGAATGATGTGATTGTGCTGTGTGATACGTACCAGCCGGATGGTAAGCCGACCGCCTCGAACCATCGGGCCGCCATGCAGGACGCTTACAACCGTACCAAGGATCTGGAGCCGTGGTTCGGTATTGAGCAGGAGTACACGTTCCTTGACATTGACGGGCGTCCGCTCGGATGGCCGGTTGGTGGATTCCCGGGACCGCAGGGCCCCTACTACTGTGCCACTGGTGCACAGAACGTGGTCGCCCGTGATATTGCCGAAGCGCATGCCGTTGCCTGTTTGTACGCGGGCGTACAGTTTGCCGGTACGAACGCCGAAGTAATGCCGGCCCAGTGGGAATACCAGGTCGGACCGGCCCTTGGCATGAAGTGTGCCGACGATCTGTGGATGTCGCGCTACATTCTTTGGCGCATCGCCGAAGATTACGGCGTGGTGGTGACGTTCGATCCGAAGCCGATGGAGGGCAACTGGAACGGTGCCGGTGGGCACTGCAACTTCTCCACGAAGCCGATGCGTGCCGAGAACGGCATTAAGGCGATCGAGCAGGCGATTGAGAAGCTGTCGAAGAAGCATGATAAGCACATCAAGGCGTACGATCCGCGCGGAGGAAAGGACAACGAGCGTCGGCTGGTCGGGCGGCTCGAGACGTCATCGATCGACAAGTTTAGCTGGGGTGTTGCGGATCGTGGCACCTCGGTGCGCATTCCGCGTGGTGTGGCGGACGCTAAGAAGGGTTATCTGGAGGATCGTCGCCCGAGCTCGAACTGCGATCCGTACGCGGTGTGCAATGCCATTCTCACCACCTGCCTGTTGGACGAATAAGCAGCCTGCTCTCCCCCTTGGTCCTCGTCCCATCTCCCCTCCCGTTTCCTTGGCGCCAACCCACCGCTGCTCCAGAAAGATGAAGGAATGATGTCAGCACAGAATGCACAAGCGATCCCTTGCACACGCGAACCCTGGTAGAACATGCAAGAAACTGCACCCGAACGGAAGGATTGTGGCTGAAACGCAAAATTCTATGTATACGTTATTATATTTTCCCAACGCCCCTAACTGCTGTTCGTCCTTGTTTGCCGAAGGACATTACTAATTGTGCAGTTATGTTTCCGTAGGGTGTCATGACTAAAGAAACCCATTCAATGTAGGAAAGACTCCCACTGAGGGGAATGGTAATGGAAACATGCGTGGAACATGTCAAGACTTTCACGATGCGAACTCGATAGGACTGAAGATGATGAAGCCTGTGGAACGTGTGGTGCACGGAATGGATTATAGCGTACATATTTGTGAGAGATGCTTTTTACAGAACCGCTTTTTGATATAGatgtgttgttggtttttttttttgtctacaaGAATGTTGTTACACGGAGgtattttctattttacaACGCATAGAACGcaattgtacaaaatgtttagCGAGGCCAAAACGGTTCTGCATGACAGAAATgagcgggggaaaaaacaagattttAAACGACTCATTACGGGCAACTACtcttttgggtttttttttaacacggGAATGGTgcatttttatgatttgtttttaaagtaCCAGCAACGCTACATTTCATCAATGAAGCTCGTTTTAACTCATTGACAAAAATCGCGCGTCTTAAGGAGGGAAGAAAGTAACAAAAGGaacgcagagagagagaaaatatttAACGAACGGAGGGACAGCAAAGTGCATTATTTTGAGAGGGATATTAGCTTGAAAAGaacaaagagaagaaaaaattaatCGCAAATTCCGATCCTCGTTACCATGCGCAGGAACATTAAAAGCGACAAACACTTTATCAAGCATTACTAAGACATGTTGAGTGATTGTGTGTGGAAAAGAACGAGAGACAGCGAGATagataaaaaagataaaaaattgTGTGTCGTAGCCGTTAAATTACTTGTTGTTTTAGAATGTAAGTCCAGTTTGAAGCATAAGCGTCTATCAGTGAAGAGAGTGTGCAGTAGAGAAGAGGTGGAGCTCTAATAAATCAAATCATCACTACACTAAACAAAATTGCGtctttgagtgttcaattggCAGCAGATAATTACACAACAATATAACGGGGAAAAAGATAATAtagaaatattaataaaacaaacactttcAATCACAGCCCGAACGATGGTCGCTCACAGTTCTTTCGAGAAGGCAGCATTCCTCCTCCTACGACAATGTCCGATCAGCCGGCCACGGTCGCTTCTCTATGGAAGTTATTTTTAACCGGTCTTCCTTCCTTCGGCCGCTTCCACCCAAGCGACGTCTCTTCATCCGTTCGGTTGGGGTGGTTGGGAAAATTCTTGCTTTTTTCCTCAGCCGACCAAGTTTAACCTCCCAACGACTGTGTGGATGGGGACCGGCTTAATGATACCCATCATCACCGGCAATCCGGATGACCTTCCCATCgtttcagatttttttatacCAACAATTCTACCGCAAGATCAGATGACATGGGCCGGACCTAGTtaatttttcgttttctccCGTTAATAATAAGACAGTGAGAAGCGGTCCCCATTTCTACCTATTCCTGCAGTTCCATGTTTGTTTACAGCAAGTCGTAAAAATCGAAATCGATTCCTTGAACTCCACGACTGTGTCCTTCCCGGTTTGCCTTGCCTTGTCAGAGTTTCCGTGTTGAAGGTTTAAAAGGAAAAGGGAAGGTCTCGTGTTGGTCTCGCTGGCACACCTCCAGACATTGTACCCCAACTTCCCAAGCTCCCCCCGATATACATTGTTCAGCGGGAAGCAAAAACTCTGACAGCTGATTAGTCGTCGAGTCGAagctagcaaaacaaaaaggaaggtACTTTCACTGCGCTCCTCGATTTGTGTTCCATCGAAaggtgtgatggatggtttgCTGAAATAACGATTTGCGTCGGCTCGGTACAAGCTTATGTAATGCACGATGGCGTTCGAATGGTCCACGAACGTTCCGGAGGCCATCCCGGTGAAGCCGAAGGATGGAGCTTTAAACCTAACAGGAGGTGTTGGGGCAAAAggtttttctcttattttcgGGTTTGTTAGTGTACTTCAGCATAAGATCGTTCATTGACCTTAGTGAATGTTCAGTTTTTGCTTGTCGTTTAGTGATGCAATagtagggggaaaaaacatcccgagattttaaaacaaatcagtACACCCGAGACAGCCGAGATACTTCGAGCCTTCGTGCTAATGATTTACGACGGTAAAAGTGTCGgcaaatgggtgaaaaaaagcCGACCGAACAATTTATGATGGAAAGACACTTATCAGATTTCATATATACGACCAACCGTTGAACAATGCAACCCGCTTATCATTGCAATATCCGGTAGAATCATGTGCTGTTTAAAAGATCATACGGGTGTTGCCTGTATTCTGATTCACGTGAAAGACGTCCATTTTCCTTCACGCCAAGTTCGAGGTCATTCAATTACTGTGATGTCCTGAGCCAGCTCAGCAATTCTATTCTACGAATCTTATagggttttttaaatgaaaacctCGAACAAAGATACACCTTTAGTTCCCCGATCGGCTGGAAACACCTTCACAGCCCTTAACACTTCACGCGTTTGTTTGCTGCCAGCGCTAaatgccaaacaaaaacaacaacgttgCGTTGCCATT
It contains:
- the LOC118508980 gene encoding glutamine synthetase 1, mitochondrial; protein product: MALRVVGLMIRQELSGLASKPSVRMISTSRGPNCAKILEHSPNAQLNKTLLDRYTRLKYDPKYVQATYVWIDGTGENVRLKDRVLDYVPKSPEDVPSWQYDGSSTYQALGGNSDMKLVPRALYKDPFKAGVNDVIVLCDTYQPDGKPTASNHRAAMQDAYNRTKDLEPWFGIEQEYTFLDIDGRPLGWPVGGFPGPQGPYYCATGAQNVVARDIAEAHAVACLYAGVQFAGTNAEVMPAQWEYQVGPALGMKCADDLWMSRYILWRIAEDYGVVVTFDPKPMEGNWNGAGGHCNFSTKPMRAENGIKAIEQAIEKLSKKHDKHIKAYDPRGGKDNERRLVGRLETSSIDKFSWGVADRGTSVRIPRGVADAKKGYLEDRRPSSNCDPYAVCNAILTTCLLDE